Proteins encoded by one window of Crassostrea angulata isolate pt1a10 chromosome 9, ASM2561291v2, whole genome shotgun sequence:
- the LOC128163779 gene encoding uncharacterized protein LOC128163779 isoform X2, with translation MPLQTGLAFHRKRQTLENLTLERPQNLQSFYEAVEDALKKIENHLRYVELEYYGVERSPDEEIKAWLPALTTVMGHAKTGILVSKQQLKDVFDLYDRSIGDPTMIVKLDKEAVQTTLEVISKVELYIRHKFENIINGILLVTSYMKKYCLSFSGISGDVYLETATNYEKQRRELAEAIQINLDDIPVMMDKFENDGIRLTELGSVPRRIAERLECGHVPFLVMFAGACENIRNACIGVRKWIQADDGYSTFIQFDITDLEKKKETDSKLLRDLQVKVSHLDHRLKVCKREIQECVGELKRVAAKEKSLKKHEEQLKTDLREIVMELEMKERQREDTLHESSVLTHKEREQLEKLTSEIEHMRLKKPVLERKADDLKRKLEFMKFRRELKSKRETQLQEVKEELREAKRELRRTESECERLERNIIKLREIHRFKTSPEVLKKLFYNMPLTHKGTGAGGGKKKKGVVIDKLEKATRVTATLIDKDWIPLYRTLPFHPPRGEENLRVDIDDITNTFLRDTLEVHAKQALYRWRRMHTRASVDDLKKALTAIKRKDIADKVDEELSKKRAVKPKTSSAVKFPKVLVQTQQVRVRHSLSNPIK, from the exons ATGCCGCTTCAAACGGGCCTCGCTTTTCACAGAAAGCGACAGACACTGGAAAACCTGACGTTAGAAAGACCACAAAATTTACAGAGCTTCTACGAAGCAGTGGAAGACGCCCTGAAAAAGATCGAAAACCACCTCCGTTACGTCGAGTTAGAATACTATGGAGTCGAGAGGTCCCCGGATGAAGAGATAAAGGCGTGGTTACCGGCACTTACGACCGTGATGGGCCACGCTAAGACCGGGATCTTAGTCTCTAAACAACAGCTTAAAGACGTGTTCGATCTCTACGACCGGTCTATTGGTGACCCTACGATGATCGTAAAACTTGACAAGGAGGCCGTGCAGACGACTCTTGAGGTCATTAGCAAGGTCGAGTTATATATAAGACACAAATTTGAAAACATCATCAATGGGATTTTACTTGTAACGAGCTACATGAAGAAATACTGTCTTAGCTTTAGTGGCATTAGCGGCGATGTGTATTTGGAAACAGCCACGAACTATGAAAAGCAGCGCCGAGAGCTAGCCGAAGCTATACAGATCAATTTGGATGATATTCCGGTCATGATGGACAAGTTTGAGAATGACGGCATACGATTAACAGAACTAGGATCCGTGCCGAGAAGAATTGCCGAGCGCCTGGAGTGTGGTCACGTGCCTTTTCTGGTGATGTTCGCGGGAGCTTGTGAAAATATCAGAAATGCTTGTATAGGTGTCAGGAAATGGATACAGGCGGATGATGGCTATTCGACATTCATTCAATTCGACATTACGGACTtggaaaagaagaaagaaactGATAGTAAATTACTTCGAGATTTACAAGTAAAAGTTTCACATCTTGACCATCGGTTAAAAGTCTGCAAACGCGAGATTCAGGAATGCGTCGGCGAGTTGAAAAGAGTCGCAGCGAAAGAGAAAAGTCTCAAAAAGCACGAGGAACAACTGAAAACGGATCTACGAGAAATAGTTATGGAACTAGAAATGAAAGAGCGACAACGTGAAGATACACTTCATGAATCGTCGGTGTTGACGCATAAAGAAAGAGAACAGTTAGAAAAACTAACGAGTGAAATCGAACACATGAGGCTGAAGAAGCCAGTTTTGGAACGGAAAGCAGACGACCTGAAACGGAAACTAGAGTTCATGAAATTTAGGAGAGAACTAAAGAGTAAGCGGGAAACTCAACTCCAAGAGGTTAAAGAGGAGCTTCGTGAGGCCAAACGCGAATTACGAAGGACCGAATCTGAATGCGAGCGTCTGGAAAGGAATATCATTAAACTGCGAGAAATCCATCGATTCAAAACAAGTCCGGAAGTGCTGAAGAAACTGTTTTACAACATGCCACTGACTCACAAGGGGACGGGCGCTGGGGGCGGGAAGAAAAAGAAAGGTGTTGTCATCG ACAAGCTCGAGAAGGCCACAAGAGTGACAGCCACGCTTATTGACAAAGACTGGATCCCTCTGTACCGCACCCTACCTTTCCATCCACCCAGGGGCGAGGAAAACCTGAGAGTGGACATAGACGACATCACGAACACATTTCTTAGGGACACCCTCGAAGTCCATGCCAAGCAGGCGCTCTATAGATGGCGCCGCATGCATACGAGGGCTAGTGTTGATGACCTGAAGAAAGCATTGACTGCTATTAAGCGGAAAGACATCGCAGATAAAGTAGACGAGGAGTTATCTAAAAAAAGAGCAGTCAAACCTAAAACTTCTTCTGCTGTGAAATTTCCCAAGGTGCTCGTTCAGACCCAACAGGTGCGTGTTCGACACAGTTTATCAAATCCGAtcaaatga
- the LOC128163779 gene encoding uncharacterized protein LOC128163779 isoform X1, whose amino-acid sequence MPLQTGLAFHRKRQTLENLTLERPQNLQSFYEAVEDALKKIENHLRYVELEYYGVERSPDEEIKAWLPALTTVMGHAKTGILVSKQQLKDVFDLYDRSIGDPTMIVKLDKEAVQTTLEVISKVELYIRHKFENIINGILLVTSYMKKYCLSFSGISGDVYLETATNYEKQRRELAEAIQINLDDIPVMMDKFENDGIRLTELGSVPRRIAERLECGHVPFLVMFAGACENIRNACIGVRKWIQADDGYSTFIQFDITDLEKKKETDSKLLRDLQVKVSHLDHRLKVCKREIQECVGELKRVAAKEKSLKKHEEQLKTDLREIVMELEMKERQREDTLHESSVLTHKEREQLEKLTSEIEHMRLKKPVLERKADDLKRKLEFMKFRRELKSKRETQLQEVKEELREAKRELRRTESECERLERNIIKLREIHRFKTSPEVLKKLFYNMPLTHKGTGAGGGKKKKGVVIVIPDLPFADSDKLEKATRVTATLIDKDWIPLYRTLPFHPPRGEENLRVDIDDITNTFLRDTLEVHAKQALYRWRRMHTRASVDDLKKALTAIKRKDIADKVDEELSKKRAVKPKTSSAVKFPKVLVQTQQVRVRHSLSNPIK is encoded by the exons ATGCCGCTTCAAACGGGCCTCGCTTTTCACAGAAAGCGACAGACACTGGAAAACCTGACGTTAGAAAGACCACAAAATTTACAGAGCTTCTACGAAGCAGTGGAAGACGCCCTGAAAAAGATCGAAAACCACCTCCGTTACGTCGAGTTAGAATACTATGGAGTCGAGAGGTCCCCGGATGAAGAGATAAAGGCGTGGTTACCGGCACTTACGACCGTGATGGGCCACGCTAAGACCGGGATCTTAGTCTCTAAACAACAGCTTAAAGACGTGTTCGATCTCTACGACCGGTCTATTGGTGACCCTACGATGATCGTAAAACTTGACAAGGAGGCCGTGCAGACGACTCTTGAGGTCATTAGCAAGGTCGAGTTATATATAAGACACAAATTTGAAAACATCATCAATGGGATTTTACTTGTAACGAGCTACATGAAGAAATACTGTCTTAGCTTTAGTGGCATTAGCGGCGATGTGTATTTGGAAACAGCCACGAACTATGAAAAGCAGCGCCGAGAGCTAGCCGAAGCTATACAGATCAATTTGGATGATATTCCGGTCATGATGGACAAGTTTGAGAATGACGGCATACGATTAACAGAACTAGGATCCGTGCCGAGAAGAATTGCCGAGCGCCTGGAGTGTGGTCACGTGCCTTTTCTGGTGATGTTCGCGGGAGCTTGTGAAAATATCAGAAATGCTTGTATAGGTGTCAGGAAATGGATACAGGCGGATGATGGCTATTCGACATTCATTCAATTCGACATTACGGACTtggaaaagaagaaagaaactGATAGTAAATTACTTCGAGATTTACAAGTAAAAGTTTCACATCTTGACCATCGGTTAAAAGTCTGCAAACGCGAGATTCAGGAATGCGTCGGCGAGTTGAAAAGAGTCGCAGCGAAAGAGAAAAGTCTCAAAAAGCACGAGGAACAACTGAAAACGGATCTACGAGAAATAGTTATGGAACTAGAAATGAAAGAGCGACAACGTGAAGATACACTTCATGAATCGTCGGTGTTGACGCATAAAGAAAGAGAACAGTTAGAAAAACTAACGAGTGAAATCGAACACATGAGGCTGAAGAAGCCAGTTTTGGAACGGAAAGCAGACGACCTGAAACGGAAACTAGAGTTCATGAAATTTAGGAGAGAACTAAAGAGTAAGCGGGAAACTCAACTCCAAGAGGTTAAAGAGGAGCTTCGTGAGGCCAAACGCGAATTACGAAGGACCGAATCTGAATGCGAGCGTCTGGAAAGGAATATCATTAAACTGCGAGAAATCCATCGATTCAAAACAAGTCCGGAAGTGCTGAAGAAACTGTTTTACAACATGCCACTGACTCACAAGGGGACGGGCGCTGGGGGCGGGAAGAAAAAGAAAGGTGTTGTCATCG TTATTCCGGATTTGCCATTTGCAGATTCTG ACAAGCTCGAGAAGGCCACAAGAGTGACAGCCACGCTTATTGACAAAGACTGGATCCCTCTGTACCGCACCCTACCTTTCCATCCACCCAGGGGCGAGGAAAACCTGAGAGTGGACATAGACGACATCACGAACACATTTCTTAGGGACACCCTCGAAGTCCATGCCAAGCAGGCGCTCTATAGATGGCGCCGCATGCATACGAGGGCTAGTGTTGATGACCTGAAGAAAGCATTGACTGCTATTAAGCGGAAAGACATCGCAGATAAAGTAGACGAGGAGTTATCTAAAAAAAGAGCAGTCAAACCTAAAACTTCTTCTGCTGTGAAATTTCCCAAGGTGCTCGTTCAGACCCAACAGGTGCGTGTTCGACACAGTTTATCAAATCCGAtcaaatga